A portion of the Epinephelus moara isolate mb chromosome 4, YSFRI_EMoa_1.0, whole genome shotgun sequence genome contains these proteins:
- the tlx2 gene encoding T-cell leukemia homeobox protein 2 isoform X1: MEHTGIEEVNQTHQQQHEPISFGIDQILNSSDQSSGCMLPNRTGDPDYALAPNVYSNGYNSVYNPACSMAAGLAGSYNVNMNMNVSMNMNMNVNVNSGGAGGVIRVPAHRPMPPPPPPAAAAPHPPPSTHPPGIGPGIASVPGMGMGNAANFTFPWMESSRRFAKDRLTGEQAEESRAGEATGGPGPAGSLCPLPKGDIGRVPVWSTVETLAKCYYPELAHLRDGNGLLADYPFPKGACPAALSPFSVTRRIGHPYQNRTPPKRKKPRTSFSRVQICELEKRFHRQKYLASAERATLAKALKMTDAQVKTWFQNRRTKWRRQTAEEREAERQQANRLMLQLQQEAFQKTLSQPLQPDPLCLHNSSLYALQNLQPWADDNKVTSVTSVASVV, encoded by the exons atGGAGCACACCGGGATTGAGGAGGTGAACCAGACgcaccagcagcagcatgagCCCATCAGCTTCGGGATCGACCAGATCCTCAACAGCTCGGACCAGTCCAGCGGCTGCATGCTGCCCAACCGGACCGGCGACCCGGATTACGCGCTGGCCCCTAACGTCTACAGCAACGGGTACAACAGCGTCTACAACCCGGCCTGCTCCATGGCGGCGGGTCTGGCCGGTTCCTACAACGTCAACATGAACATGAACGTCAGtatgaacatgaacatgaacgTTAACGTGAACTCGGGCGGCGCCGGAGGGGTGATCCGGGTGCCGGCGCACAGACCCATGCCGCCTCCGCCGCCGCCCGCCGCTGCTGCGCCGCATCCGCCCCCTTCGACGCATCCGCCGGGCATCGGACCCGGCATCGCCTCGGTGCCCGGGATGGGGATGGGGAATGCGGCAAACTTCACCTTCCCGTGGATGGAGAGCAGTAGGAGGTTTGCCAAGGACAGATTAACAG GGGAGCaggcagaggagagccgagCCGGAGAGGCCACAGGGGGGCCGGGGCCTGCCGggtccctctgtcctctccccAAGGGAGACATCGGCAGGGTCCCCGTCTGGAGCACTGTGGAGACATTAGCCAAATGCTATTACCCCGAGCTCGCTCACCTGCGAGACGGCAATGGCCTTCTAGCAGACTATCCTTTCCCAAAGGGGGCTTGCCCAG CTGCCCTCTCACCCTTCTCTGTGACCCGTCGTATCGGCCACCCTTACCAGAACCGGACGCCGCCCAAGAGGAAAAAGCCTCGCACCTCCTTCAGCCGGGTGCAGATCTGCGAGCTGGAGAAACGTTTTCACCGGCAGAAGTACCTGGCATCGGCTGAGCGCGCCACCTTGGCCAAGGCCCTGAAGATGACAGACGCACAAGTCAAGACCTGGTTTCAGAACAGACGGACAAAATGGCG GAGACAGACTGCGGAGGAGAGAGAGGCCGAGAGGCAGCAGGCCAACCGGCTGATGCTGCAGCTTCAGCAGGAAGCTTTCCAGAAGACGTTGAGCCAGCCCCTGCAGCCGGACCCACTCTGCCTGcacaactcctccctctacgCCCTGCAGAACCTGCAGCCCTGGGCAGACGACAATAAGGTGACCTCCGTCACCTCCGTGGCATCTGTAGTGTGA
- the tlx2 gene encoding T-cell leukemia homeobox protein 2 isoform X3, translating into MEHTGIEEVNQTHQQQHEPISFGIDQILNSSDQSSGCMLPNRTGDPDYALAPNVYSNGYNSVYNPACSMAAGLAGSYNVNMNMNVSMNMNMNVNVNSGGAGGVIRVPAHRPMPPPPPPAAAAPHPPPSTHPPGIGPGIASVPGMGMGNAANFTFPWMESSRRFAKDRLTAALSPFSVTRRIGHPYQNRTPPKRKKPRTSFSRVQICELEKRFHRQKYLASAERATLAKALKMTDAQVKTWFQNRRTKWRRQTAEEREAERQQANRLMLQLQQEAFQKTLSQPLQPDPLCLHNSSLYALQNLQPWADDNKVTSVTSVASVV; encoded by the exons atGGAGCACACCGGGATTGAGGAGGTGAACCAGACgcaccagcagcagcatgagCCCATCAGCTTCGGGATCGACCAGATCCTCAACAGCTCGGACCAGTCCAGCGGCTGCATGCTGCCCAACCGGACCGGCGACCCGGATTACGCGCTGGCCCCTAACGTCTACAGCAACGGGTACAACAGCGTCTACAACCCGGCCTGCTCCATGGCGGCGGGTCTGGCCGGTTCCTACAACGTCAACATGAACATGAACGTCAGtatgaacatgaacatgaacgTTAACGTGAACTCGGGCGGCGCCGGAGGGGTGATCCGGGTGCCGGCGCACAGACCCATGCCGCCTCCGCCGCCGCCCGCCGCTGCTGCGCCGCATCCGCCCCCTTCGACGCATCCGCCGGGCATCGGACCCGGCATCGCCTCGGTGCCCGGGATGGGGATGGGGAATGCGGCAAACTTCACCTTCCCGTGGATGGAGAGCAGTAGGAGGTTTGCCAAGGACAGATTAACAG CTGCCCTCTCACCCTTCTCTGTGACCCGTCGTATCGGCCACCCTTACCAGAACCGGACGCCGCCCAAGAGGAAAAAGCCTCGCACCTCCTTCAGCCGGGTGCAGATCTGCGAGCTGGAGAAACGTTTTCACCGGCAGAAGTACCTGGCATCGGCTGAGCGCGCCACCTTGGCCAAGGCCCTGAAGATGACAGACGCACAAGTCAAGACCTGGTTTCAGAACAGACGGACAAAATGGCG GAGACAGACTGCGGAGGAGAGAGAGGCCGAGAGGCAGCAGGCCAACCGGCTGATGCTGCAGCTTCAGCAGGAAGCTTTCCAGAAGACGTTGAGCCAGCCCCTGCAGCCGGACCCACTCTGCCTGcacaactcctccctctacgCCCTGCAGAACCTGCAGCCCTGGGCAGACGACAATAAGGTGACCTCCGTCACCTCCGTGGCATCTGTAGTGTGA
- the tlx2 gene encoding T-cell leukemia homeobox protein 2 isoform X2: MEHTGIEEVNQTHQQQHEPISFGIDQILNSSDQSSGCMLPNRTGDPDYALAPNVYSNGYNSVYNPACSMAAGLAGSYNVNMNMNVSMNMNMNVNVNSGGAGGVIRVPAHRPMPPPPPPAAAAPHPPPSTHPPGIGPGIASVPGMGMGNAANFTFPWMESSRRFAKDRLTGEQAEESRAGEATGGPGPAGSLCPLPKGDIGRVPVWSTVETLAKCYYPELAHLRDGNGLLADYPFPKGACPAALSPFSVTRRIGHPYQNRTPPKRKKPRTSFSRVQICELEKRFHRQKYLASAERATLAKALKMTDAQVKTWFQNRRTKWRRQTAEEREAERQQANRLMLQLQQEAFQKTLSQPLQPDPLCLHNSSLYALQNLQPWADDNKLTV, translated from the exons atGGAGCACACCGGGATTGAGGAGGTGAACCAGACgcaccagcagcagcatgagCCCATCAGCTTCGGGATCGACCAGATCCTCAACAGCTCGGACCAGTCCAGCGGCTGCATGCTGCCCAACCGGACCGGCGACCCGGATTACGCGCTGGCCCCTAACGTCTACAGCAACGGGTACAACAGCGTCTACAACCCGGCCTGCTCCATGGCGGCGGGTCTGGCCGGTTCCTACAACGTCAACATGAACATGAACGTCAGtatgaacatgaacatgaacgTTAACGTGAACTCGGGCGGCGCCGGAGGGGTGATCCGGGTGCCGGCGCACAGACCCATGCCGCCTCCGCCGCCGCCCGCCGCTGCTGCGCCGCATCCGCCCCCTTCGACGCATCCGCCGGGCATCGGACCCGGCATCGCCTCGGTGCCCGGGATGGGGATGGGGAATGCGGCAAACTTCACCTTCCCGTGGATGGAGAGCAGTAGGAGGTTTGCCAAGGACAGATTAACAG GGGAGCaggcagaggagagccgagCCGGAGAGGCCACAGGGGGGCCGGGGCCTGCCGggtccctctgtcctctccccAAGGGAGACATCGGCAGGGTCCCCGTCTGGAGCACTGTGGAGACATTAGCCAAATGCTATTACCCCGAGCTCGCTCACCTGCGAGACGGCAATGGCCTTCTAGCAGACTATCCTTTCCCAAAGGGGGCTTGCCCAG CTGCCCTCTCACCCTTCTCTGTGACCCGTCGTATCGGCCACCCTTACCAGAACCGGACGCCGCCCAAGAGGAAAAAGCCTCGCACCTCCTTCAGCCGGGTGCAGATCTGCGAGCTGGAGAAACGTTTTCACCGGCAGAAGTACCTGGCATCGGCTGAGCGCGCCACCTTGGCCAAGGCCCTGAAGATGACAGACGCACAAGTCAAGACCTGGTTTCAGAACAGACGGACAAAATGGCG GAGACAGACTGCGGAGGAGAGAGAGGCCGAGAGGCAGCAGGCCAACCGGCTGATGCTGCAGCTTCAGCAGGAAGCTTTCCAGAAGACGTTGAGCCAGCCCCTGCAGCCGGACCCACTCTGCCTGcacaactcctccctctacgCCCTGCAGAACCTGCAGCCCTGGGCAGACGACAATAAG